Proteins found in one Channa argus isolate prfri chromosome 7, Channa argus male v1.0, whole genome shotgun sequence genomic segment:
- the LOC137131058 gene encoding uncharacterized protein isoform X1, whose product MSQSLSMHLFQLSMHLSFGCADMAKKVPAKLRVILNPDDTQKLILPQGIPETMEELMSEVRKVCGLSGTFRLQYQDKDFGDALVNLTATAELEDLATVKVILVTEDSRQTLDHSLHDESISVNTDDTELLSSPSSSISIRTQMWPRDFPIPTLSYDTELQLEKGNAAYRSNMTRLALSSKMKSDILEKVAEEIYKFKAYPTDSDFSDVSEALIKKHPCLSEPGSYNGCYGWKQKLKTNIGNYRTQLKGIGCFEVLANSLKSKPLDDALSAKNVKRPRRGEANHIPDIPVGETLGKLEDERLALLNEVKKQINRMVIKEKMAKTFSIRRQEIVGKEMGVEELKERWPALFGVDEINAEFLRITTVPLQARFLASLDKHHSKLIEIIRKRGGTVREKTRDILKVLDQSLDVNLRRECLLKCLIVYLGENVDQLIKEYLVVQKDEAESELERCIMAVFVLREKDDLLQPPQEIGIVIEGVEVINELPSVSHACAILFGLIYALNLSYPTELKYTFESLQKVIMEVEPKKMSLRVCSLRVKL is encoded by the exons ATGTCGCAATCCCTATCCATGCACCTATTTCAACTGTCCATGCACTT atccTTTGGATGTGCTGACATGGCAAAGAAAGTACCAGCGAAGTTGCGTGTTATTCTGAATCCTGATGATACCCAGAAGTTAATTCTGCCACAAGGAATTCCAGAGACAATGGAAGAGCTTATGAGTGAAGTCAGAAAAGTTTGTGGCTTAAGTGGGACTTTTAGGCTGCAGTACCAAGACAAAGACTTTGGAGATGCACTAGTAAACCTGACAGCAACTGCTGAACTTGAGGATTTAGCCACTGTCAAGGTTATTCTGGTAACAGAAGACTCCAGGCAAACATTGGATCACTCTCTCCATGATGAGTCAATTTCTGTTAATACAGATGACACAGAGCTTCTTTCCTCACCTTCTAGCTCAATTTCTATCAGAACACAAATGTGGCCAAGAGATTTTCCTATACCAACATTGTCCTATGACACTGAACTGCAGTTAGAAAAGGGAAATGCAGCATACAGATCAAACATGACAAGGTTGGCACTTAGTTCAAAAATGAAATCAGATATTCTGGAAAAGGTAGCTGAAGAGATTTACAAGTTCAAAGCTTATCCAACAGATTCGGACTTTAGTGATGTTTCAGAAGCACTCATTAAGAAGCATCCATGCCTATCTGAACCTGGCTCATACAACGGCTGCTATGGTTggaaacagaaactgaaaaccAACATAGGCAACTACCGAACCCAACTTAAGGGCATTGGGTGTTTTGAGGTGCTTGCAAATTCACTAAAATCTAAACCTCTGGATGATGCATTGTCAGCAAAGAATGTAAAGAGACCAAGGCGAGGAGAGGCCAACCACATTCCTGATATTCCAGTTGGAGAGACCCTAGGAAAATTGGAGGATGAGAGACTGGCACTATTGAATGAAGTGAAGAAGCAAATCAATCGCATggtgataaaagagaaaatggccAAGACCTTTTCAATTCGAAGGCAAGAAATTGTCGGGAAGGAAATGGGAGTAGAGGAGTTAAAGGAGAGATGGCCGGCATTGTTTGGTGTGGATGAG atcaATGCTGAATTTCTGAGAATTACAACAGTACCACTTCAAGCAAGATTCCTGGCTTCACTGGACAAGCACCACAGCAAGCTCATAGAGATAatcagaaagagaggagggacTGTCAGAGAGAAGACCAGGGACATCCTTAAAGTTCTTGATCAG AGTCTGGATGTGAATCTAAGAAGAGAGTGTCTACTGAAGTGCCTCATTGTATACTTGGGAGAAAATGTGGATCAACTCATTAAGGAATATCTG gttgttCAAAAGGATGAAGCTGAATCAGAACTTGAGAGGTGCATCATGGCAGTGTTTGTTCTCAGGGAGAAAGATGATCTTCTCCAGCCACCGCAGGAAATCGGGATTGTGATTGAAGGTGTGGAAGTCATTAATGAGTTGCCGTCAGTGTCACATGCATGCGCTATATTATTTGGCCTCATCTATGCACTAAACTTGAGTTATCCAACTGAGCTTAAATACACCTTTGAATCACTGCAGAAAGTTATCATGGAGGTTGAGCCAAAGAAAATGTCACTCAGAGTGTGCAGTTTGAGAGTCAAGCTCTAA
- the LOC137131058 gene encoding uncharacterized protein isoform X2, which yields MAKKVPAKLRVILNPDDTQKLILPQGIPETMEELMSEVRKVCGLSGTFRLQYQDKDFGDALVNLTATAELEDLATVKVILVTEDSRQTLDHSLHDESISVNTDDTELLSSPSSSISIRTQMWPRDFPIPTLSYDTELQLEKGNAAYRSNMTRLALSSKMKSDILEKVAEEIYKFKAYPTDSDFSDVSEALIKKHPCLSEPGSYNGCYGWKQKLKTNIGNYRTQLKGIGCFEVLANSLKSKPLDDALSAKNVKRPRRGEANHIPDIPVGETLGKLEDERLALLNEVKKQINRMVIKEKMAKTFSIRRQEIVGKEMGVEELKERWPALFGVDEINAEFLRITTVPLQARFLASLDKHHSKLIEIIRKRGGTVREKTRDILKVLDQSLDVNLRRECLLKCLIVYLGENVDQLIKEYLVVQKDEAESELERCIMAVFVLREKDDLLQPPQEIGIVIEGVEVINELPSVSHACAILFGLIYALNLSYPTELKYTFESLQKVIMEVEPKKMSLRVCSLRVKL from the exons ATGGCAAAGAAAGTACCAGCGAAGTTGCGTGTTATTCTGAATCCTGATGATACCCAGAAGTTAATTCTGCCACAAGGAATTCCAGAGACAATGGAAGAGCTTATGAGTGAAGTCAGAAAAGTTTGTGGCTTAAGTGGGACTTTTAGGCTGCAGTACCAAGACAAAGACTTTGGAGATGCACTAGTAAACCTGACAGCAACTGCTGAACTTGAGGATTTAGCCACTGTCAAGGTTATTCTGGTAACAGAAGACTCCAGGCAAACATTGGATCACTCTCTCCATGATGAGTCAATTTCTGTTAATACAGATGACACAGAGCTTCTTTCCTCACCTTCTAGCTCAATTTCTATCAGAACACAAATGTGGCCAAGAGATTTTCCTATACCAACATTGTCCTATGACACTGAACTGCAGTTAGAAAAGGGAAATGCAGCATACAGATCAAACATGACAAGGTTGGCACTTAGTTCAAAAATGAAATCAGATATTCTGGAAAAGGTAGCTGAAGAGATTTACAAGTTCAAAGCTTATCCAACAGATTCGGACTTTAGTGATGTTTCAGAAGCACTCATTAAGAAGCATCCATGCCTATCTGAACCTGGCTCATACAACGGCTGCTATGGTTggaaacagaaactgaaaaccAACATAGGCAACTACCGAACCCAACTTAAGGGCATTGGGTGTTTTGAGGTGCTTGCAAATTCACTAAAATCTAAACCTCTGGATGATGCATTGTCAGCAAAGAATGTAAAGAGACCAAGGCGAGGAGAGGCCAACCACATTCCTGATATTCCAGTTGGAGAGACCCTAGGAAAATTGGAGGATGAGAGACTGGCACTATTGAATGAAGTGAAGAAGCAAATCAATCGCATggtgataaaagagaaaatggccAAGACCTTTTCAATTCGAAGGCAAGAAATTGTCGGGAAGGAAATGGGAGTAGAGGAGTTAAAGGAGAGATGGCCGGCATTGTTTGGTGTGGATGAG atcaATGCTGAATTTCTGAGAATTACAACAGTACCACTTCAAGCAAGATTCCTGGCTTCACTGGACAAGCACCACAGCAAGCTCATAGAGATAatcagaaagagaggagggacTGTCAGAGAGAAGACCAGGGACATCCTTAAAGTTCTTGATCAG AGTCTGGATGTGAATCTAAGAAGAGAGTGTCTACTGAAGTGCCTCATTGTATACTTGGGAGAAAATGTGGATCAACTCATTAAGGAATATCTG gttgttCAAAAGGATGAAGCTGAATCAGAACTTGAGAGGTGCATCATGGCAGTGTTTGTTCTCAGGGAGAAAGATGATCTTCTCCAGCCACCGCAGGAAATCGGGATTGTGATTGAAGGTGTGGAAGTCATTAATGAGTTGCCGTCAGTGTCACATGCATGCGCTATATTATTTGGCCTCATCTATGCACTAAACTTGAGTTATCCAACTGAGCTTAAATACACCTTTGAATCACTGCAGAAAGTTATCATGGAGGTTGAGCCAAAGAAAATGTCACTCAGAGTGTGCAGTTTGAGAGTCAAGCTCTAA